A single region of the Geobacillus subterraneus genome encodes:
- a CDS encoding MaoC/PaaZ C-terminal domain-containing protein, with translation MLKKRKLGRTIGEIQPGEKLVFQAAIEDKDLLLYLGLTDDANPLYIQHDYASQTPLGKPIVPSVMLTGMITSAVSKYLPGPGSYITRQDIRFLRPVYHYETLEFLLEVTEVDEAGHCVTLTVAATRGEETVLDGTLSVCPPHALPRFDGRVLENF, from the coding sequence GTGTTAAAAAAACGGAAGCTCGGGAGAACGATCGGGGAAATTCAACCGGGAGAAAAGCTTGTCTTCCAGGCGGCTATCGAAGATAAAGATTTGCTTCTTTATCTCGGGCTGACCGATGATGCGAATCCGCTTTACATTCAGCATGACTACGCCTCACAGACGCCGCTTGGGAAGCCGATCGTCCCGTCCGTCATGCTGACGGGGATGATCACGTCAGCCGTCTCCAAATATTTGCCGGGTCCAGGAAGCTACATTACGCGTCAAGATATTCGCTTTCTCCGCCCGGTCTACCATTATGAAACGCTCGAATTTTTGCTAGAAGTGACAGAGGTCGACGAGGCGGGCCACTGTGTCACATTGACCGTGGCGGCGACACGCGGTGAGGAGACGGTGCTTGACGGAACGCTGTCCGTCTGTCCGCCGCATGCGCTGCCGCGCTTTGACGGCCGCGTGTTAGAGAATTTTTGA
- the citZ gene encoding citrate synthase: MTVTRGLEGVVATTSSISSIIDDTLTYVGYDIDDLAENASFEEVVYLLWHRVLPTKEQLAELKQQLAENAAIPNEIIEHFKLYPIDQVHPMAALRTAISLLGLYDEEADVMTKEANYRKAIRLQAKIPTIVTAFARVRKGLEPVAPRQDLSFAANFLYMLTGEEPNEIAEEAFNKALVLHADHELNASTFTARVCVATLSDIYSGITAAIGALKGPLHGGANEAVMKMLTEIGTVDNVEPYIRGKLANKEKIMGFGHRVYRKGDPRAKHLKKMSEKLTKLVGEPHWYEMSTKIEEIVTSEKALPPNVDFYSASVYHCLGIDHDLFTPIFAVSRTSGWLAHILEQYDNNRLIRPRAEYTGPGKQVYVPIEQRG, translated from the coding sequence ATGACAGTAACCCGTGGGTTAGAGGGAGTTGTGGCCACAACTTCAAGCATCAGTTCGATCATCGATGACACGTTGACGTATGTCGGTTATGACATTGACGATTTAGCCGAAAACGCTTCCTTCGAAGAAGTCGTTTATTTGCTCTGGCATCGGGTGCTGCCGACAAAAGAGCAGCTGGCGGAGCTGAAACAGCAGCTTGCTGAAAATGCGGCCATTCCGAACGAAATCATTGAGCATTTTAAATTATATCCGATCGATCAAGTGCACCCGATGGCGGCGTTGCGCACGGCGATTTCGCTTCTCGGCCTCTATGATGAAGAAGCGGATGTCATGACGAAAGAGGCAAACTATCGGAAAGCGATTCGCCTGCAGGCAAAAATCCCGACGATCGTCACCGCATTCGCCCGCGTGCGCAAAGGATTGGAACCGGTTGCGCCGCGCCAAGATTTAAGCTTTGCCGCCAATTTCTTGTACATGCTTACCGGTGAGGAGCCGAACGAGATCGCGGAGGAGGCATTCAACAAGGCGCTCGTGCTTCATGCCGACCATGAGCTGAACGCGTCGACGTTCACGGCGCGCGTCTGCGTGGCGACGCTGTCAGACATTTATTCCGGCATCACCGCTGCGATCGGTGCGTTAAAAGGGCCGCTTCACGGCGGGGCGAACGAAGCGGTCATGAAAATGTTGACGGAAATCGGCACGGTCGACAACGTTGAGCCGTACATCCGCGGAAAACTGGCCAACAAAGAAAAAATCATGGGCTTTGGCCACCGCGTCTACCGGAAAGGCGATCCGCGCGCCAAGCATTTGAAAAAAATGTCGGAAAAGCTGACGAAGCTAGTCGGCGAACCGCACTGGTATGAAATGTCGACGAAAATTGAAGAGATCGTCACATCGGAAAAAGCGTTGCCGCCGAACGTTGACTTTTATTCCGCCTCGGTTTACCATTGTTTAGGAATCGATCATGATTTATTTACGCCGATTTTTGCCGTGAGCCGGACATCGGGATGGCTGGCCCATATTTTAGAGCAATACGACAACAACCGTCTCATTCGTCCGCGCGCGGAATACACCGGCCCGGGCAAGCAGGTGTACGTTCCGATCGAACAGCGCGGCTAA
- a CDS encoding response regulator transcription factor — protein sequence MGKKILVVDDEQPIVTLLSYNLEKAGFQVAVAYDGEEALAKVASEQPALIILDLMLPKLDGVEVCKQLRQQQIMTPILMLTARDDEFDKVLGLELGADDYMTKPFSPREVVARVKAILRRTEFVPAVAESGERIVIGELEIFPERYEAVIGGKPLELTPKEFELLLHLARHRGRVLTRDQLLSAVWNYDFAGDTRIVDVHISHLREKIEEDTKKPAYIKTVRGLGYKLEEPKRHE from the coding sequence ATGGGGAAGAAAATTTTAGTTGTCGATGATGAGCAGCCGATTGTGACGCTTTTGTCTTACAATTTGGAGAAAGCCGGTTTTCAAGTCGCCGTCGCCTACGACGGCGAAGAGGCGCTTGCCAAGGTGGCGTCTGAGCAGCCGGCGCTGATCATTTTGGACTTGATGCTGCCAAAGCTTGACGGTGTCGAAGTGTGCAAACAGCTCCGCCAGCAGCAAATCATGACGCCGATTTTAATGTTGACGGCGCGGGACGATGAATTTGACAAAGTGCTCGGCCTTGAGCTTGGCGCGGATGATTACATGACGAAACCGTTCAGCCCGCGCGAAGTCGTCGCGCGTGTGAAGGCGATTTTGCGCCGCACCGAGTTTGTCCCTGCGGTGGCCGAATCGGGCGAACGGATCGTCATCGGCGAGCTGGAGATTTTTCCGGAGCGATACGAAGCGGTGATCGGCGGCAAGCCGCTTGAGCTGACGCCAAAAGAATTTGAGCTGCTTCTTCACTTGGCGCGGCATAGAGGACGGGTGCTGACGCGCGATCAATTGCTCAGCGCGGTCTGGAACTACGACTTTGCCGGCGATACGCGCATTGTTGACGTCCATATCAGCCATTTGCGCGAGAAAATTGAGGAAGATACGAAAAAACCGGCGTACATTAAAACGGTGCGCGGCCTCGGCTACAAATTGGAGGAGCCGAAGCGGCATGAATAG
- the icd gene encoding NADP-dependent isocitrate dehydrogenase, whose translation MTQGEKITVTNGVLNVPNNPIIPFIEGDGTGPDIWAAASRVLEAAVEKAYKGEKKIVWKEVLAGEKAYKLTGSWLPDETLETIREYIIAIKGPLTTPVGGGIRSLNVALRQELDLFVCLRPVRYFQGVPSPVKRPEDTDMVIFRENTEDIYAGIEYAKGTPEVKKVIDFLQNEMGVRKIRFPETSGIGIKPISEEGTKRLVRAAINYAIEHGRKSVTLVHKGNIMKFTEGAFKNWGYELAEQEFGDKVFTWAQYDRIVEAEGKEAANKALADAEANGKIIIKDAIADIFLQQILTRPREFDVIATMNLNGDYISDALAAQVGGIGIAPGANINYETGHAIFEATHGTAPKYAGLDKVNPSSVILSGVMMFEHLGWNEAAKLIIQAMEKTIASKVVTYDFARLMEGATEVKCSEFADALIRNMD comes from the coding sequence GTGACGCAAGGGGAAAAAATTACTGTCACCAATGGTGTGCTCAACGTTCCAAACAATCCGATCATTCCGTTCATTGAAGGGGACGGAACCGGCCCGGACATTTGGGCAGCCGCTTCGCGCGTGCTCGAAGCAGCGGTGGAAAAAGCGTACAAAGGCGAGAAGAAAATCGTCTGGAAGGAAGTGCTCGCCGGTGAAAAGGCGTATAAACTGACGGGCAGTTGGCTTCCGGATGAAACGTTGGAGACGATTCGTGAATACATAATCGCCATTAAAGGGCCGTTGACGACGCCGGTCGGCGGCGGCATCCGCTCGCTGAACGTGGCGCTCCGCCAAGAGCTCGACTTGTTCGTCTGCCTCCGCCCGGTCCGCTACTTCCAAGGCGTTCCGTCGCCGGTCAAACGGCCGGAAGATACGGATATGGTCATTTTCCGCGAAAACACGGAAGACATTTACGCCGGCATCGAGTATGCGAAAGGCACGCCGGAAGTGAAAAAAGTGATCGACTTTTTGCAAAACGAAATGGGTGTGCGCAAAATCCGCTTCCCGGAAACGTCCGGCATCGGCATCAAGCCGATTTCTGAAGAGGGAACGAAGCGGCTCGTGCGTGCGGCGATCAACTATGCGATCGAACACGGCCGCAAATCGGTCACGCTCGTCCATAAAGGGAACATTATGAAGTTCACCGAAGGGGCGTTTAAAAACTGGGGCTACGAGCTGGCTGAACAAGAGTTCGGCGATAAAGTGTTCACATGGGCGCAATACGACCGCATCGTTGAAGCGGAAGGAAAAGAAGCGGCGAACAAAGCGCTGGCGGACGCGGAAGCGAATGGCAAAATCATCATTAAAGACGCCATCGCCGACATCTTCCTGCAGCAAATTTTGACGCGCCCGCGCGAGTTTGACGTCATCGCGACGATGAACTTAAACGGCGACTACATTTCCGACGCGCTCGCGGCCCAAGTCGGCGGCATCGGCATCGCGCCGGGGGCGAACATCAACTATGAAACCGGACATGCCATTTTCGAAGCGACGCACGGAACGGCGCCGAAATACGCTGGCTTGGACAAAGTCAATCCGTCGTCCGTCATTTTGTCCGGCGTCATGATGTTTGAGCATCTCGGCTGGAATGAAGCAGCTAAATTGATTATTCAAGCCATGGAAAAAACGATTGCGTCCAAAGTTGTAACGTACGATTTCGCCCGCCTGATGGAAGGGGCAACCGAAGTGAAATGTTCGGAATTTGCTGATGCGCTCATCCGCAATATGGACTAA
- the mdh gene encoding malate dehydrogenase: MAMKRKKISVIGAGFTGATTAFLLAQKELGDIVLVDIPQLENPTKGKALDMLESSPVLGFDANIIGTSDYADTADSDIVVITAGIARKPGMSRDDLVTTNQKIMKQVTKEVVKYSPNCYIIVLTNPVDAMTYTVFKESGFPKNRVIGQSGVLDTARFRTFVAQELNVSVKDVTGFVLGGHGDDMVPLVRYSYAGGIPLETLIPKDRLDAIVERTRKGGGEIVNLLGNGSAYYAPAASLAEMVEAILKDQRRILPAIAYLEGEYGYEGIYLGVPTILGGNGIEKVIELELTEDEKAALAKSVESVKNVMRVLE; the protein is encoded by the coding sequence ATGGCGATGAAACGGAAAAAAATTTCGGTCATTGGCGCCGGATTTACGGGGGCGACGACGGCGTTCCTTTTGGCGCAAAAAGAACTTGGCGACATCGTGCTTGTCGACATTCCACAGCTTGAGAATCCGACGAAAGGGAAAGCGCTCGATATGCTTGAGTCGAGCCCGGTGCTCGGCTTTGACGCAAACATCATCGGCACGTCGGATTACGCCGACACGGCGGACTCCGACATCGTCGTCATTACGGCCGGCATCGCCCGCAAGCCGGGAATGAGCCGCGACGACTTAGTGACGACAAACCAAAAAATTATGAAACAGGTGACGAAGGAAGTCGTCAAATACTCGCCAAACTGCTACATCATCGTCTTGACGAATCCCGTCGATGCGATGACGTATACGGTCTTTAAGGAGTCGGGATTCCCGAAAAACCGCGTCATCGGCCAATCGGGCGTCCTCGATACGGCGCGCTTCCGCACGTTCGTCGCCCAAGAGCTGAACGTTTCAGTAAAAGACGTCACCGGGTTTGTGTTGGGCGGCCATGGCGACGATATGGTGCCGCTCGTCCGCTACTCATATGCCGGCGGCATTCCGCTTGAAACGCTGATTCCAAAAGACCGTCTGGACGCCATCGTTGAGCGGACGCGCAAAGGCGGCGGTGAAATCGTCAACCTGCTTGGCAACGGCAGCGCCTACTACGCGCCGGCTGCTTCGCTCGCCGAAATGGTCGAGGCGATTTTGAAAGACCAACGCCGCATTTTGCCGGCGATCGCCTACCTTGAAGGCGAATACGGCTATGAAGGCATCTATCTCGGCGTGCCGACGATCTTGGGCGGCAACGGCATCGAGAAAGTGATCGAGCTTGAGCTGACCGAGGACGAAAAAGCGGCGCTCGCCAAGTCGGTCGAGTCGGTCAAAAACGTCATGCGCGTGTTAGAATAA